The Amphiura filiformis chromosome 12, Afil_fr2py, whole genome shotgun sequence genome includes a region encoding these proteins:
- the LOC140166213 gene encoding retinol dehydrogenase 11-like, producing MGGKLSYPHTEVSEDRTYLITGGNTGIGYQTAKSIAKLGGRVVIACRSEEKAKEAVEKMQKEHQEEKKKEEKKEEPEEPEEPIAPLNVEFMILDLASFESTMKFIEAYKAKGYPLHVLICNAGFGAGPKETSADGYEMHFQVNYLSHFLMTLHLLPLLRQSAPNSRIVNVSSTVHTHGVFNLENVNGEQSYDRLKFYGNSKMYQIMNMYAFERRLKDTGISVFSVHPGYVDSEFNRGTADNKLMSFMDSLAGTLRMKRNVQDGAMTTLVAALDTAHDGKSAIYFKSCKPSNASALSRKLEHQEALWKFSVDLLKEKGHLTDELLTDLTLPEPEPTGENKPEGEAKEEDAAAATAGGDAAEGEKKTEEAKEEKKEEGGGDASEKKEAVKEEAKEEAKEEPPKEEEKKEEAKEEENKEEEKKE from the exons ATGGGTGGAAAGCTGTCATATCCGCACACAGAGGTCTCTGAAGACAGGACGTACCTTATTACTGGCGGCAATACAG GTATTGGGTACCAGACTGCCAAGTCCATAGCCAAGCTAGGAGGGCGAGTCGTAATAGCATGTCGCAGTGAAGAAAAGGCCAAAGAG gCAGTTGAGAAGATGCAGAAAGAACATCAAGAGGAG AAAAAGAAGGAAGAGAAGAAGGAAGAGCCTGAGGAACCAGAGGAACCAATTGCACCTCTCAACGTAGAGTTTATGATCCTTGATCTAGCGTCGTTTGAATCTACGATGAAATTTATTGAGGCATACAAAGCTAAGGGTTACCCTCTACATGTGCTCATATGCAATGCTGGCTTTGGAGCTGGACCTAAAG AGACCAGTGCCGATGGATATGAGATGCATTTCCAGGTCAATTATTTGTCGCATTTCCTTATGACATTGCACCTGCTGCCTTTGTTGAGACAAAGCGCCCCCAATAGCCGTATTGTCAACGTCTCATCAACTGTACATACACATGGCGTTTTCAACTTGGAAAATGTGAACGGAGAGCAGTCGTATGATCGCCTCAAGTTCTATGGCAACTCCAAGATGTATCAG ATCATGAACATGTATGCATTTGAACGACGCCTTAAAGACACAGGAATCAGCGTGTTCTCTGTGCATCCTGGGTATGTAGACTCAGAATTCAACAGGGGAACTGCTGACAACAAACTCATGTCATTCATGGATTCCTTAGCTGGAACATTAC GCATGAAGAGGAACGTCCAAGATGGTGCTATGACAACGCTTGTAGCGGCTCTTGACACAGCCCATGATGGAAAAAGTGCCATCTACTTTAAGAGCTGCAAACCATCTAATGCGTCAGCATTATCAAG GAAATTAGAGCACCAAGAAGCTCTCTGGAAGTTCAGTGTCGATCTCCTGAAAGAAAAAGGGCACCTCACAGATGAACTCCTCACAGACTTGACACTCCCTGAGCCAGAACCCACAGGGGAAAACAAGCCTGAAGGGGAGGCTAAGGAAGAAGATGCCGCAGCTGCAACTGCTGGTGGCGATGCCGCAGAGGGCGAGAAGAAAACAGAGGAAGCCaaagaagagaagaaagaagAGGGAGGAGGTgatgcaagtgaaaaaaaggAAGCAGTAAAGGAAGAAGCAAAGGAAGAAGCTAAGGAAGAACCACCaaaggaagaagaaaagaaggaagaagCAAAAGAAGAGGAAAAtaaggaagaagaaaagaaagaatga